One Streptomyces umbrinus genomic window, CGAGACGTGGACGGCACAGCGGGTCCACGGGGATCTGCACCTCGGGCAGTGTCTGCGGTCGCCGTCCGGTGAATGGTCGCTGATCGACTTCGAGGGCGAACCGTCCAAGCCGCTCGCCGAGCGGCGGATGCCGCAGCCGACCGCGCGGGACGTGGCCGGGATGCTCCGCTCCTTCGACTACGCGGCGCACTCGCACGCGCCCGTCGTGCCCGGCTGGGCCGACGCCTGCCGCGCGGCCTACTGCTCCGGGTACGCGGAGGCGGGCGGGCGTGATCCGCGTACGGATCCGGTGCTGCTGCGCGCGTACGAGACCGACAAGGCGATCTACGAGGTCGTGTACGAGGCGCGGCACCGGCCCGACTGGCTGCCCGTGCCGATGGAGGCGGTCCGCCGCCTGGCCCTCTCCGGATCGCCGTAGGCGCCGGTACGTCCTTGCCCTCCCTCTCACCACCGTCGACTCCGCCGAGGAGGCTCCACCCGTGACGCCCCGCCCGAACCCGCCCGCCAAGAAGCCGAAGAGCGCGAAGGACAAGGCCGGCAACGGCAAGCCCGCCGCCAAGGCGAAGGCGAAGACCGACCCCGCGGTCGCGGATCCCGCGGAGCCGGTAAGCGATGTGGAGCCGGCCGTGCAGGACGCGGAGCCCGTACGTGACGTGGAGCCGCCCGTACGGGATGCGGAGCCGGCCGTGCCGGATGTGCGGCCGTTGGCCGTGCTGGACCGGGGTGACCGGGAGCGGCTGCTCGGGGGCGCGCATCACGAGCCGCACTCCGTGCTCGGGGCCCATCCCGTGCCCGGCGGTGTGGTCTTCCGGGTGCTGCGGCCGTACGCACTGTCCGTGACGGTCGTCACCGAGGAGCTGCGGGCCGAACTGCAGGACGACGGCGAGGGGTTCTTCTCCGCTGTGCTGCCGTTGCGGGAGGTGCCCGCGTACCGGCTGCTCGTGGAGTACGAGGGGACGGTTCAGGACACCGAGGACGCGTACCGGTTCCTGCCGACGATCGGCGAGTTCGATCTGCATCTGTTCGGCGAGGGGCGGCACGAGCAGCTGTGGAAGGCGCTCGGTGCCGAGCCGATGGTGCACGAGGGGGTGAGCGGCACCCGTTTCACCGTGTGGGCGCCCAATGCCCGTGGCGTGCGGGTCGCCGGGACCTTCAACTTCTGGGACGCCACGGCCTTCCCGATGCGGTCGCTCGGCTCCTCCGGGGTGTGGGAGCTGTTCATTCCCGGGATCGGCGAGGGCGAGCTCTACAAGTTCGAGATCACCCGGCCCGACGGTTCCAAGACGATGCGGGCCGACCCGATGGCACGGCGTACGGAGATCCCGCCCGCCACCTCCTCCGTCGTGCACGCCTCGCGTCACGAGTGGCAGGACGGGGAGTGGATGGCGCGGCGGGCCTCCGACCCGCCGGCCCATGAGGCGCCCTTCTCGGTGTACGAGGTCCATCTGGCGTCCTGGCGACCGGGGTTGACGTACCGTCAGCTCGCCGAGCAACTGCCGGTCTACGTCTCGGACCTGGGCTTCACGCATGTGGAGCTGATGCCGGTGGCGGAGCATCCCTTCGGCGGTTCGTGGGGCTATCAGGTCACGGGTTTCTACGCGCCCACGGCCAGGCTCGGCACGCCGGACGACTTCAAGTACCTCGTCGACGCGCTGCACCGGGCCGGCATCGGCGTGATCATGGACTGGGTGCCCGCGCACTTCCCTCGGGACGACTGGGCGCTGGCCGAGTTCGACGGCCGGCCGCTGTACGAGCACGAGGATCCGCTGCGGGCCGCGCACCCCGACTGGGGAACCCTGGAGTTCGACTACGGGCGCCGGGAGGTGCGCAACTTCCTGGTCGCCAACGCGGTGTACTGGTGCGAGGAGTTCCACATCGACGGCCTGCGGGTCGACGCGGTGGCCTCCATGCTCTACCTGGACTACTCGCGCGAGCCCGGGCAGTGGACGCCGAACGCCCACGGCGGGCGGGAGAACCTCGACGCGGTGGCCTTCCTCCAGGAGATGAACGCGACCCTGTACCGGCGCGAGCCCGGGGTCGTCACGATCGCCGAGGAGTCGACGGCCTGGGACGGCGTCACGCGGGCCACCCACCACATCGGGCCGGGCGGCTTCGGGGGGCTCGGCTTCGGTCTGAAGTGGAACATGGGCTGGATGCACGACTCGCTCGGCTACGTCGCGCACGAGCCGGTCCATCGCAAGTACCACCACCACGAGATGACGTTCTCGATGGTGTACGCGTACAGCGAGAACTACGTCCTGCCGATCTCCCACGACGAAGTCGTGCACGGGAAGCGGTCGTTGGTGTCGAAGATGCCGGGTGACTGGTGGCAGCAGCGGGCCACGCTGCGGGCGTATCTGGGCTTCATGTGGGCGCACCCCGGCAAGCAACTCCTCTTCATGGGACAGGAGTTCGCGCAGGGCGCCGAGTGGTCCGAGGCGCACGGGCCCGACTGGTGGCTGCTCGATCCGTCGTACGGGGCCGCCGCGGACCATCAGGGTGTGCGGGACCTCGTCCGGGACCTGAACACTGTGTACCGGCATGCTCCTGCGCTCTGGGAGCGGGACATCGATCCCTCCGGGTTCGCCTGGATCGCGGGGGACGCGGTCGAGGACAACGTCTTCGCGTTCCTCCGCCACGCGGCGGACGGGTCGCCGTTGCTGGCGGTGTCCAACTTCTCGCCGGTTGTACGGCACGAGTACCGGCTCGGTGTTCCGGATGACGTGCCCGCCTGGCACGAGGTCCTGAACACGGACGTCGGCCGCTACGGCGGGGCCGACGTCACGAACCCCGACCCCGTCAAGCCCGACGCCCAGCCCTGGCACGGCCGCCCGGCCAGCATCCGCCTCACCTTGCCACCCCTGGCAACGGTGTGGCTCCGCCCGGCATAGCGGCATGGCCTTTCTCGCCCCCGCCGCCCCTACCCATTCCCGTCCCTTTTCTGGGGCTCCGCCCCAGGCCCCGTGGGGTGTGTTGTCGGGTGCGGGCCGGCTGTGGCTGATCGCGCAGTTCCCCGCGCCCCTTTTAGAGGCGCGGGGAACTGCGCAGCGGGGGTTCGGGGGCGGAGCCCCCGAGTAGTGACGGGAATGGGTAGGGGCGGCGGGGGCGAAAACAGGCTTAGCGGGCCAGCGCCTTCGCCAGGGGCAGCGGCAGCTCCCCCGCGTGGACGATCCCCAACGCCTGCGTGGCCCGCGTCAGGGCCACATACAGGTCACTCGTGCCGTAGCGGGCCGGCTCGACGACGAGTACCGCGTCGAACTCCAGGCCCTTCGACTGACGGGGGTCAAGGAGCACGACCGCACGGGTCAGGTCGGGATCCGCCCCGGCCGTGACCCCGTCGAGCCGCGCGGCCAGCGCCACGTGCAGGTCCCGCGGCGCGATCACCGCGAGCCGCCCCTCCGCGGGAGCCAGCTCCGCGACGGCCTTCTCCACGGCGCCGGGCAGCTCGGCGGCGTCGGCGGCCTCGCGCACCCAGGGGCGTACGCCGGTCGAGCGGACCGAACTCGGCGGCTCGAAGTCCGGGTGTTCGGCGCGCGGGACGGCCGCCGCCACGTCCATGATCTCGGACGGCGTGCGGTAGTTGACCGCGAGACGGGTGTGCTCCCAACGGTCCTCGACATAGGGCTGGAGGATGTCCGACCAGGAGCCGACACCCGCCGCGTCGGCCGTCTGCGCGGGGTCGCCGACGAGCGTCATGGACCGCGTGGGGCTACGGCGCATCAGCAGGCGCCACGCCATCGGCGACAGCTCCTGCGCCTCGTCGACGATGATGTGCCCGAACGCCCAGGTCCGGTCGGCCGCGGCCCGTTCGGCGGCGCTGCGGTGGTCGTCCTCCTCGTGACGCTCGGCCATCCGCTCGGCGTCGATGATGTCGTGCGCGGAGAGAACCTCGGCGGCGTCCGGGTCACTGTCCTCCTTGTCCTCGAACTCGTACGTCCTGGAGGCGTAGGAGACGTCCAGCACGCCCTGGGCGTAGGCGACCTGCTGGTTGCGTTCCCGCTCCGCGGCCGCCCTCGCCAACCGGTCGTCCTCGCCCAGGAGTTCGGCGGCCTCGTCGAGCAGGGGGACGTCGGCGGTGGTCCAGGCCCGGGTCACCGTACGGCGGATGGCGTTCGCGTCGGCTTCACAGACGTACGCGTCGGGTTCGGCGAGGAAGTCCGCGATCAGCCGCCGCGGGGTGACGCGCGGCCACAACTGGTCGATGGCGGCCCAGACTTCGCGGTTCTCGGCCAGCTCGTCGCGGATCTGGGTGACGTCGCTCGGGTCGAGCAGGTTCGTGCCGTCGAAGGGGTCCGTGCCGATCCGCTCGGCGAGCATGTCGGTGAGGGTGTTGAGGATGTGGCCCTCGAAGTGCTCACGGGCCGCGTTGTGCGGCAGGTTCACCTCGCGGGTGCGGTCACGGGCGACGCGTACGAGACCGGCGTCGAGCATCAGGATGTCCCGGTCGTGCTCGATGGCGATCACCGGGTCGGGCAGCGCCTGGCGGTCGCGTACGACGGCGGCCAGGACGTCGGCCATCTCGGCGCGGCCCTTCACGGCGGCGGCCTCGGGGGTGTCGGACGCGGTCGCCTTCACTCCGGGGTACAGCTCGCCGACGGTCGCGAGCAGCACGCCCGTCTCGCCGAGCGAGGGCAGGACCTCGCCGATGTAGCCGAGGAAGGCGGGGTTCGGGCCGACGATCAGGACGGCACGCTTG contains:
- the glgB gene encoding 1,4-alpha-glucan branching enzyme: MTPRPNPPAKKPKSAKDKAGNGKPAAKAKAKTDPAVADPAEPVSDVEPAVQDAEPVRDVEPPVRDAEPAVPDVRPLAVLDRGDRERLLGGAHHEPHSVLGAHPVPGGVVFRVLRPYALSVTVVTEELRAELQDDGEGFFSAVLPLREVPAYRLLVEYEGTVQDTEDAYRFLPTIGEFDLHLFGEGRHEQLWKALGAEPMVHEGVSGTRFTVWAPNARGVRVAGTFNFWDATAFPMRSLGSSGVWELFIPGIGEGELYKFEITRPDGSKTMRADPMARRTEIPPATSSVVHASRHEWQDGEWMARRASDPPAHEAPFSVYEVHLASWRPGLTYRQLAEQLPVYVSDLGFTHVELMPVAEHPFGGSWGYQVTGFYAPTARLGTPDDFKYLVDALHRAGIGVIMDWVPAHFPRDDWALAEFDGRPLYEHEDPLRAAHPDWGTLEFDYGRREVRNFLVANAVYWCEEFHIDGLRVDAVASMLYLDYSREPGQWTPNAHGGRENLDAVAFLQEMNATLYRREPGVVTIAEESTAWDGVTRATHHIGPGGFGGLGFGLKWNMGWMHDSLGYVAHEPVHRKYHHHEMTFSMVYAYSENYVLPISHDEVVHGKRSLVSKMPGDWWQQRATLRAYLGFMWAHPGKQLLFMGQEFAQGAEWSEAHGPDWWLLDPSYGAAADHQGVRDLVRDLNTVYRHAPALWERDIDPSGFAWIAGDAVEDNVFAFLRHAADGSPLLAVSNFSPVVRHEYRLGVPDDVPAWHEVLNTDVGRYGGADVTNPDPVKPDAQPWHGRPASIRLTLPPLATVWLRPA
- a CDS encoding HelD family protein encodes the protein MRHEQEFIDGLYARVDALRGGTEASVADALAQGSAPQQARLERDILVAERSGLLAALNAVDGSLCFGRIDLTTGLTHHIGRIGIRADDTEHTPILIDWRAPVARPFYLATGHTPMGLRRRRHITTEGRSVAALHDEILDLGDQQRTGHEDPTGDAVLLAALNSARTGRMSDIVQTIQAEQDRIIRAPHRGVLVVEGGPGTGKTAVALHRAAYLLYEHRELLAKRAVLIVGPNPAFLGYIGEVLPSLGETGVLLATVGELYPGVKATASDTPEAAAVKGRAEMADVLAAVVRDRQALPDPVIAIEHDRDILMLDAGLVRVARDRTREVNLPHNAAREHFEGHILNTLTDMLAERIGTDPFDGTNLLDPSDVTQIRDELAENREVWAAIDQLWPRVTPRRLIADFLAEPDAYVCEADANAIRRTVTRAWTTADVPLLDEAAELLGEDDRLARAAAERERNQQVAYAQGVLDVSYASRTYEFEDKEDSDPDAAEVLSAHDIIDAERMAERHEEDDHRSAAERAAADRTWAFGHIIVDEAQELSPMAWRLLMRRSPTRSMTLVGDPAQTADAAGVGSWSDILQPYVEDRWEHTRLAVNYRTPSEIMDVAAAVPRAEHPDFEPPSSVRSTGVRPWVREAADAAELPGAVEKAVAELAPAEGRLAVIAPRDLHVALAARLDGVTAGADPDLTRAVVLLDPRQSKGLEFDAVLVVEPARYGTSDLYVALTRATQALGIVHAGELPLPLAKALAR